tgtctggtctacattaaccgcgataatcgagggattactgtttattccttacacgtccactaatggcatttgtgtgggtgacttatccacaggtttttgctattaaaaaacaccaagctagttagtgttttcattcaaaagttgaatgtatcatgatgaaaaacgagccaattgcgcaaatccttgaatactgaacgctgacgtttaaatattacacggatagataaaatcggaactatttaaaaatgactcactttgttatggcgtcgacaagatgcccctttctggtcgttttggccacattctcgatgtttcccagcagtctgtgcttgttgagggactgaaacacacaatggaatgatttctttttaaacaaagagcgatcggtaacgcaatgtagccaatttgtttgcaaacattttgctgtgtgcacacacatggggctacatcacgtcaacgaatcacgCTCTTATCACtattaagacgagaactggggcttcgaaatccccaaatgacaacgtaccgaatgtgctgcatcgtcctgtgagaagtttgtcaggctttcttcggcaaaaggtcacttttgagctgctctgcagtgcacatCCGTGttgcctcctggctcatcagccattttggggtttgacgtcggctatttgaactctggcctcggccacgcctattaaaaatagacacacacaaaaatataaattgttttcataataacgtgcgttagtcattgtgtgtgtgtgtgggggggggggcactgtaaatgcttttgggttggactttaatactttaaaaaatacattgttttcataataacatgcattagtcagtgggcgGGGCGGGGGCGgagctgtaaatacgtgttgattggccattcatacttaaaaaacacattgttttcatcttaacatgcattagttagtggggggagcagtaaatatttttgggttgggctttaatcctttaaaatacagtattgcacattatgaacattgtggtgacatgcactttagtttgttttttacttatagacatttaaacagtggcgggccgtcggggccttctctgctggcctaagaaatatctgaatcatatatattttgtccatcaatacttattacttaatcatgaaatgctgctaggaagtggattttaccccatttttgtgcatttggttattgtttatttttttgtgtcgcagctctagctgcagtagaggttttatagccataaaatagtttttgagggttgtattgatacgttgaaggcgctacgagaaaatgcacccaCCGCGACTGCATTCAATACTGTACTTTTCCCCATAATTAATTAATACCAATACCAATCAATCTTTAGGCACTTTTCGGTCAAATTACTTTGAACTAATTATtctgtttttaaacattaagcTCCCCAAAAATGGATGCACTGTCTTGAACTCTCCAATATCACCTTAAGACAAACATTTTCCTGTTTATTATTGAAAAtatcacaaataaaaaaaacatcttcagAACCAGATGTAATATTCAGTAATTTTACAGACTGATTTCTATTCACTGCTCAACAGTGAGTAAAAGCTAGCTCGACCTACGTTTCCTTCTCCAAAACATCTTAATGTGTGGAAGCTCGCATTTTTTGGACCTCAAACATTTTTCGCCCAAAATGAACTTATATCACTTTCACATCAACCAAGAACCAGCATATCTAATTTAACACGCAGAAATGAAGCATAAATTCAAGTTTCAGGCAAGATCAGTAATTAACATTATATACATGTTGGCAAAGGGAGaacaaattcataaaaatgccaCAACAAATTATAATTATCTGGAGTGTCTCGCTCAATTTTCATCCATGGCGCATTAGGGGTTGCTTTTTTGACCTTTTCAGTGTGAATAAAATCAGATTGAGCATGGATAACATTCTTCCACCGCGTCTAAATAATCCTAGACAATAAATACCGAGTTTGCATAGTGCGAGCTAAAATCAATACGCTAACAAATTCACAGTTGATGGAAGGAAATCAATTGAAATCTAAAGAAACAAATATAAAGCATTTggtttgcttttaaaaaaaggagattTTTGCCCATGTTTCGGTGGTACTTATCTTTGCCGTTAGAAATAagtgtcacacaaaaaaaaacttccaatgGCTTCAATCCAGAGTCGTGTGTGCAGCAGCAACTTCAGGGATGGCGAATatttggaagaacattctgtcGTGAAATGTAAAAAGCTTGAATTTGAGGTAggccaaaaatgacatttaattaaaaaataataaaaactctcAGTAGTATCCAAAAGGATTACACAAAAGGATTTCAGTGATTGTGTATTTTAGGTGTTTTGGTATCAATGTTGAATTTTGATGCAAGCTTTCTTGGGGTTTTTTTGGTGTGTATGTGAGACATTTTTTGTATCTGTTTTGAAGTAAGATTTTTAAGATAAttggtttatttttaagtgtattgTATGTGACTTTTTTGCTTTCAGTAAATGACTATTTCAAATTGTGTGAGTTATTGTGAGAGAGGGGTTTTCAGCGTACGTAATATTTCATGTAGTTTTAGGCTCACATGGGCTGAAGTTTTTTACATTCAACTCAAAGAAACTTAATGGTGAACATTGGTGTCACTTTTGAAGTGCACGATTGTCCGTCGTGAATAGGAAAAACTTGCTttcggattaaaaaaaaaaaaaaatgtagagcaCCGTAAAAGGGAAGCAATAACCGGATTTTTGAAAGGAGGCGGAAGAGCTGATGAGGTTACCGGCCGAAAGGTGGGGAGGAAAAAGCAAGGGGGGAACGGGCTGAGCGTCATAGGTTCATCCGGAGGTGTTCCGGACGCTTGGAGTTCAGGGGGTACACTTGTTTTTTGTAAGTTGGCGCGCTGACGCTGGGCGGTCGCTTGATGGGCAGCGGCGCCGAGGCTTCCGACGCGCCGCTGCTCGAGGTGTCCGTTTGCTCCGACGACGACACCTCCATGGGTTGTTCCGTGGACCCCCACGGCCAACCGTCACCCCGCTTGAACTTGGCCGGGCTGCGAGAAagggggaggaagaaaaaaaaaagaataaaataaaaccagtcCACGGTTGAACATTTTATCATCTCCAAACGAGGagcgaaaaaaacaacaacgtatcGGCCACCTGACGGGCGTTCTCGGGCTTCCCGGGAATTTGCGAGGCGAGCGCAGCTTGGGTTCCGGCGTGGACTTCCCCTTGATGTTTTCGAGTACCGACGGAGCCACGTACGTGAAACCCTGCGTACGAGGCGAGAAACTCAGTCGGCCCGAAACGCAACTTGACACGAGAGCGAGACAATCAAGAATATTCTTAACAAAAAGCTTATTTTCATCATAGGTGTGATATGACGAACCAGGAAGATTTCGTTGGCGCTCTCGCTGAGCGTCGAGTCGTCCGGGCTATCCACCGGAGGCTGGCTGGTGAACTTGGAGTCAAACTGGCTGACGTCATCGGCCGATTGCTGCCAAGAGAAGTGGGTCGGTCAACCGGATGGCTTCGGGCTTCCGCCGACAGCCGGACGGATGAACTCACCAGGAGAGGTTTGAATGGCGGTTCCACTTGCCGGGCCAGGAGTTTCTCCCAGTTGGTATGGCGGAAGAAAGGGTGGGCCTGGGGTAAGCCAGCACAAAAGCCCCTTTAGACGTGCCAAATTGGACTTCACCACAACTAGTCTTACACTTGTAGAGCGCTTTGACAGCGTACGTATAAGGTCACCAGCACAGCTAATTACGTTTTGACAGCGTAACCTTTCAATTATGTGCCGTAAAATAAAAGAGCAAAATAACAATTCCTTTGTTTCCAGCCATTTTCTGACTCCTTTTCGTCTTCTCCATTTTTCAGTACGTACCTGGACCTCGCGAGCGTCGTTTGGCCCCGCCCCCAGCCGCATGGAGGCGCTCCGCTTCAAAAGCTGCGAGAAGAATACAATGTCAGGCCAGGCGCTGGCAAACCGAGACCGACAATTCACCTTTTTCAGGAGATCCCTGGCTTCTTGAGTGAGGTACGGCGGGAGGCTAAGTTTGCATTTGAGAATTTTATCGATGGTCTTCTTTCGGTTTTCGCCGGTGAAGGGAGGCTGCGGGAGAACGAGGCCACGGCTCGGTCAACGCTGCGGCTGAGTTTGCGAGCGGACGACGGCGAACGCTTACTGCTCCTGTCAGCATGTCGTACATGAGAGCCCCTAGACTCCACCAGTCTACCGCTCGGTTGTGGCCGCTCCTCATTAGGATCTCCGGAGCCCTGAGTCGAGACagagcagtttaaaaaaaaaaaaatacagatgcgCGTCAGGGCGCCGACGGGCGTACATGTATTCAATGGTGCCGCAGAAGGTGTGGGTGACCGTCCCATCGTGGATGGACTCTTTGCACAGGCCGAAATCGGTCAACTTGACATGCCCTGAAAGCACAGATGACATTGAAAGTTGCCGCTTTTTCAACCGCCGGAGGAGCCGACAGAGGATGAGATCGATTCGGCCAATCGCGTCAATGGTTCTGATACCGTTATTGTTGAGCATGATGTTTTCAGCCTTCAAGTCTCGGTAGATGATGCCTTTCTGGTGCAGGTGACCCAGCGCCATTGAAATCTCCGCCAGGTAAAAACTGTCAAAGCGAGCCAGGTTATGATCGTTCACAAAAAAGTGCCAAAactgaaaagttttttttttctaaatgaaagTCAAACAAGggattaaaaagaaatgataTTAACACTTATAAGATCAAATCAAAGTAACTTGCCCTGTTTTAAATGTGTCTTAAAAGTTGACACTTACCATGCGGTATCTTCCATAAAGGTGCCTTCTCTCTCCAGTTGCATAAAAAGCTCTCCACCTGCAGTCCAGCACAGTCAAACACATTgaaatgttattgttgttgtagttctTGTTGTGGTTGTGTGGGCCTTAGACCAATCAGACAATTCTTACCGCTGAGATACTCCAGGATTAAGTACAACTTTCCTCCTGTCTGGAAGGCATATATAAGATCCACGATGAAAGGATGCTTGACTTCTTCCAAAATGTTCCGCTCCGCTTTGGTGTGCGCCGTGTCCTTTGCGTTGCGAACAATCATGGCCTGACAAAACACAGCAGCGATATACACATCCATACCCAAAAACTCACCATTTGATTGTAGAAGGCTAGAGACCTAAGTCAATAATGAAAAAGGATTCTTGCTcaccttttttaaaactttcatGGCAAATATCTTCCCAGAAGTGGAACCGGATACTTTACGAACCTGAAAAACCTGACAAAACCTAAAAGTCAGTTTAGTCTTAACGGCGTAAACGTTAGGAGCTCACCTTTCCGTAGCCGCCCTTTCCCAAAACCTTCAGCAACTCAAAGCACTCGGGCTTGATTTGCTCGGTCCCCTGGTTCACGCTGTTCTCAGAAATCTCAAACTTTTCACAATCGTTGATGTTGCtggcaaaataaaaatggcaaagaaATGAACAGTAAATTTAAGCAGATGTTATGTGAAACcaattcacagtaaatattcAATAATCACACAAACGGGTTGCTACTCACAATTCAAAACTGCTACATTGCTCCATGTATTCACTGATCTGGTcctgaaaaaaaaggaggaaataaTAAACCATTAAGAAGACGTTAGTTGCCatgctcatgttttttttaaatttttattatggtcatttttcaaattagttGTGGACTCAATATGGCCTGTTTGGACTAAAACACTACATTCATCAAAATGCTCATTGGCTTGATTACTTTCATATTCAGCATTTTTTGCAGAGGTGATAAAAGGAGACTCGAGATCTCTTTGACCTCTAACTGCTTCAAGCATCAAAGATGTCGCCCAAGTGATGctataaatgtcttttttaggGGTTGGTTGGCTATTCTGGTTTGTGTTCATGTCTAACGTTCCTtatattattgtatttaaacCTAAAATAATGGCTTATCCATTAATGCAAATCTTTATCCAATGGTAAATGAAAATTGGGAgggtttttttgtatattttggtAAAATTACAGAACATTTCCTACTAATGTCGGACACCACCCAAAACAAATTCACTTGCAATTGACATCAGCAAACGTCCaatgcaataaaaatgaattggacgtctacagcCAATTGGTCAACCTATTTTCTGGTGTAAAGAAGCTCTTATTAGGTTGAATTGGACGCCTTTATTGGCATGTGAAATGTTGAAACAACAGTAATGTGGTTATAACGTACGTTTAAGCACCGTCGCTTTAAATCGGGGGAAATGCGAGTTAAATGACGTGTTGACAATTGTGAGGAATGCGAGAATTCGCGGGAAACGCTTGTGTACGATAATGGATGCCACGACCTCACCAGCAACAACATTCCTCTCCTATTAGCATCAATGCTAACGTTCGAGAGTATATTGTACCTCATCTTCGACATCGTCGTCCGACACGTTTCCGTCCGGTTGGTCCAAATCGATGTCGAAGACCCCCGCCATGGCTTCCCAGCGTTTAGGCACAAAACACAAGGCCGCTCGCTCCCCCCCCGTCCTCCCGGCGGGCCGCCTAcctgccggccggccggcgtcaCACACACACGATCGAGGCAGTAAACGTGAGCCGGAGCGGAGGCAGCGGTCTGGctaaacaaaacacaacaagcATTCTACGCTCGGGAAGCCGGGAACGCCTCTGGTGTCCAATTTAGATAACATAGGCGAGACTAGATGTAACAAGTCCGAGTCGATTGCGGAAGTCATAGCGACCATCTTGCGACAGAAATCGCCTTCAAAGCAAAGGCAACACTCAAAACAACAAACCTTTGatccagtagatggcagtaaaaaacacaaatcatTCTAAAGACCAAATAGTACATTAATAGAAATTCCTATTTTGTCAAAAAGAAAGCGTTTGTCATTCTTGATGTCGTGTTTTTTTCGTTAACAAATTAGAGGAGCACTgagaaattcattttctgacctctgtgacccttTGACCTTAATACCCCTAAAATGTAACCAACCAATCACCTTTTCCCTTTCATATTACAGACATTTAATAATACCTTTATTTTCTTCTCTTGGGTAGCCTTGAACACAAATATAAGATGCGCTTCGGTAGGTTTATGGCCCTTTTGCAAGAATTTTGATTGAATTCTGATCATAGCTCTGCAATCAAATatactaaatattttaaataaggtAATATTGCGCTACTGTCTTTTAGTCGACAGTTCTGTGTGTTTCCCCCCATAATATACAGATCAGATATCAAAGAAGATCAGTTTAAAATGGCCatccaacaaaaaaatgttgtgactcAGGTGATTGACAGCGCTAGCTAGGCCTGCTCCATGTAAAAGCACCTTGACACGTATTGAATAAATGTAATCATCTCTGGCCGAGAGTCAGTGGGACATCTCAGCAGTAGCTCAATGCAAAACATTGGAGTTGAAATCTCCAGCCGTGCTTTAGTTTCAGAGCGCCGACTcatgttgttgcttttttctgACCCTCAGCATGTGTGAGGGGAGCCTTCTTTCTATTTGATGACTCATTTTACAGGACGGACCCCTCATCCGAATCAAGGCTTTTCCGTTTTGTTCACGTTTACAAAAGCCTGACTGGGTGTCACGAGGCCCACGTCTGTTGTGGCTTGCCCTGTGATCGGCAACGGAACCTCATCATCACTTTACCTCTTTCTATATCCGCCTTCTTTTTAACAAacatggcagaaaaaaaaattacattttttaaattttaatcaaCTTTTGACAGGGCATAATCAGCGCATATTTCCATTTATCACTTGCCCTAAAGAACTCTGGGAAAATAAAATTCTTAATGCGCagtctttgttttttaaatttcaatacagaaaaaaaatggcatgtgCAACTATTTTAAAGCACAACATGcaaaactacattttttaaaaatatgtatcatggtatatatatatatttttaaaaatcactaaAGTATTAGTACATATTTGCAACCCTGTTACACTGTGAATACGCCAAGTATTTTAAATATCAACTCAAATATGTGATCTGACCTAGCATTTATAGTTTAGTCAATTTTATGGGTTAATAACGAATTAAAAGGCTTATTTTTCAAGACTAGTCAAgacaaaatgtcccaaaaaggGGCAATGAACCATAACACTCTCGACTTTGACGGAGACTTGCTAATCACTGCCACAAATTAACATTAAAATCCATTCTTTTTGTCATTTGAGCTTTTGTCCAATCAtgatcaaaatgaaatggtacCCAAATATGGTCAGGGATGAATTTGTTGACTAAGGTAGCATCATATCACGGAAACGCTCTTGTCAAATAAGTCAAAGTCAAGGTGTGTGGGAGCTATGCAGTTGGTTTTGTCAGTTTGACGCCCACTTGCCTGCCTCATTGTTCCTCTCGCTGCTTTTACGTCCTGTGTGATCAAGACACACCTGAGTGACGCAGGTTCCCTGGCAAATCTCCTGGAACAACAAAAGTCCAAAAGCAAAGTGAGACTTAACGTGGGATTCCACAGCACACACGcctatttgaacatttttttcatttttttttattgagctCATGATATCATTTGTGACTCACATAAAGAATGTTTACTCCCTCATATTAAGATCTGTGCTACTTTGGACGTGCCATACAACACCCAATAAAAAGGTGTTTCACAAGGTGTGTTGAGTCATGGTTCATATTCAACATGAGGAAAATCACCAAACAAAGTGTTCCAAAAAAGTCAATCAATTATTAATTTTATGCCATCTCGTGGAACATTTATTTCAACGATGGGAATATTTCAGCAATTACACAATTGGGCTGAAACTATATCAATTCAATCACATCTATTTTCTACTAAAAGGACCCCTCCACCCTTAAAActgctaaaaaaatacacctagacaacacatt
The nucleotide sequence above comes from Stigmatopora argus isolate UIUO_Sarg chromosome 22, RoL_Sarg_1.0, whole genome shotgun sequence. Encoded proteins:
- the LOC144067819 gene encoding ribosomal protein S6 kinase beta-1-like isoform X2 — encoded protein: MRQDQISEYMEQCSSFEFNINDCEKFEISENSVNQGTEQIKPECFELLKVLGKGGYGKVFQVRKVSGSTSGKIFAMKVLKKAMIVRNAKDTAHTKAERNILEEVKHPFIVDLIYAFQTGGKLYLILEYLSGGELFMQLEREGTFMEDTACFYLAEISMALGHLHQKGIIYRDLKAENIMLNNNGHVKLTDFGLCKESIHDGTVTHTFCGTIEYMAPEILMRSGHNRAVDWWSLGALMYDMLTGAPPFTGENRKKTIDKILKCKLSLPPYLTQEARDLLKKLLKRSASMRLGAGPNDAREVQAHPFFRHTNWEKLLARQVEPPFKPLLQSADDVSQFDSKFTSQPPVDSPDDSTLSESANEIFLGFTYVAPSVLENIKGKSTPEPKLRSPRKFPGSPRTPVSPAKFKRGDGWPWGSTEQPMEVSSSEQTDTSSSGASEASAPLPIKRPPSVSAPTYKKQVYPLNSKRPEHLRMNL
- the LOC144067819 gene encoding ribosomal protein S6 kinase beta-1-like isoform X1; the encoded protein is MAGVFDIDLDQPDGNVSDDDVEDEDQISEYMEQCSSFEFNINDCEKFEISENSVNQGTEQIKPECFELLKVLGKGGYGKVFQVRKVSGSTSGKIFAMKVLKKAMIVRNAKDTAHTKAERNILEEVKHPFIVDLIYAFQTGGKLYLILEYLSGGELFMQLEREGTFMEDTACFYLAEISMALGHLHQKGIIYRDLKAENIMLNNNGHVKLTDFGLCKESIHDGTVTHTFCGTIEYMAPEILMRSGHNRAVDWWSLGALMYDMLTGAPPFTGENRKKTIDKILKCKLSLPPYLTQEARDLLKKLLKRSASMRLGAGPNDAREVQAHPFFRHTNWEKLLARQVEPPFKPLLQSADDVSQFDSKFTSQPPVDSPDDSTLSESANEIFLGFTYVAPSVLENIKGKSTPEPKLRSPRKFPGSPRTPVSPAKFKRGDGWPWGSTEQPMEVSSSEQTDTSSSGASEASAPLPIKRPPSVSAPTYKKQVYPLNSKRPEHLRMNL